In Musa acuminata AAA Group cultivar baxijiao chromosome BXJ3-9, Cavendish_Baxijiao_AAA, whole genome shotgun sequence, a single genomic region encodes these proteins:
- the LOC135649927 gene encoding probable L-type lectin-domain containing receptor kinase S.5, producing MSYSPRPAVLRLPSATIFALFFLPLLLPSARSQLINTTIISNKTYSTYTFPSFYSVNNNTNLLLLKDADHSQGALQLTPDSRNQISFLLNKSGRVFFTTPFRLWEDRLSPSDNTTKYVASFNASFNINVFRSEGTIPGEGLAFLIASIPEAPPPGSEHGYLGLTNATLDANPDNRFVAVEFDTVKQEYDPNDNHVGLDINSVNSTVTANLSFLIAPVNATIYTVWVDYDGVSRHMWVHMAIVGDPKPSAAVLSSPLDLSDYLTQYSYFGFSASTGTNYELNCVLSWNLTVEMIPDDKSRMPTWKLAVIVSSGVLAVMIVLAALLVGLYVRRRKVGDGPSAVVLGMLKSLPGTPREFEFKVLNKATNNFDEKMKLGKGGFGEVYKGMLPGENKAVAVKKFSRANSRQDDFLKELTIINRLRHKHLVPLVGWCHTNGMLLLVYDYMPNGSLDQHLFEGPDMPILNWERRYNVITGVASALHYLHDEYEQRVVHRDLKASNIMLDANFNARLGDFGLARALETDRTSYAEMELGGVPGTMGYIAPECFHTGKATCESDVFGFGAVVLEVVCGRRPRSDIAGFKFLSDWVWKLHREGRVLESVDPRLEGDYVPADAERLLLLGLACSHPSPGERPKMQTVVQIVSRAVAPPAVPHFKPAFVWPSGPVEEGDAGPSSRLTSTSSAVMSSYYASSAEGTSQYLSQEGQVGPRDTSISTV from the exons ATGAGCTATTCCCCTCGTCCGGCCGTGCTCCGCCTCCCTTCGGCCACCATCTTCGCCCTCTTCTTCCTACCCCTTCTCCTTCCTTCCGCCCGATCTCAGCTTATCAACACCACAATCATCTCCAACAAGACCTACTCCACCTACACCTTCCCCTCCTTCTATAGCGTCAACAACAACACCAATCTCCTCCTCCTCAAGGACGCCGACCACAGCCAGGGTGCCCTCCAGCTCACCCCGGACAGCAGAAATCAGATAAGCTTCCTTCTCAACAAATCCGGCCGCGTCTTCTTCACCACCCCTTTCCGACTTTGGGAAGATCGGCTTTCCCCTTCCGACAACACCACCAAGTATGTTGCCTCCTTCAACGCCTCCTTCAACATCAACGTCTTCCGGTCCGAAGGCACCATCCCCGGTGAAGGCCTCGCTTTCCTCATAGCCTCGATCCCGGAGGCGCCGCCGCCCGGGAGCGAGCACGGCTACCTCGGCCTCACCAACGCCACCCTGGATGCCAACCCCGACAACCGCTTCGTGGCCGTCGAGTTTGACACCGTGAAGCAGGAGTACGACCCAAATGATAATCACGTCGGCCTCGACATCAACTCCGTCAACTCCACCGTCACGGCCAATCTAAGCTTTCTAATAGCCCCGGTAAATGCCACCATCTACACCGTATGGGTGGACTACGACGGAGTCAGCCGCCACATGTGGGTGCACATGGCGATCGTGGGCGACCCGAAGCCATCCGCCGCGGTTCTCAGCTCCCCACTTGACCTCAGCGATTACCTAACCCAGTACTCCTACTTCGGCTTCTCAGCGTCGACGGGAACGAACTACGAGCTCAACTGCGTGCTATCCTGGAATCTCACGGTGGAGATGATCCCCGATGATAAGAGTCGCATGCCGACATGGAAGCTGGCCGTGATCGTCAGCAGCGGCGTGCTGGCCGTCATGATAGTGCTTGCAGCGCTCTTGGTGGGGCTGTACGTGAGGAGGAGAAAGGTGGGGGACGGTCCGAGCGCGGTGGTACTAGGAATGCTGAAAAGTCTTCCAGGGACGCCGAGGGAGTTCGAGTTCAAGGTGCTAAACAAGGCGACCAACAACTTCGACGAGAAGATGAAGCTGGGGAAAGGGGGGTTCGGGGAGGTGTACAAAGGCATGCTGCCGGGTGAAAACAAGGCGGTGGCGGTGAAGAAGTTCTCCAGGGCTAACAGCCGGCAGGACGACTTCCTCAAGGAGCTCACCATCATCAACCGCCTTCGCCACAAGCATCTCGTCCCTCTTGTTG GATGGTGCCACACAAACGGGATGCTGCTCCTCGTGTACGACTATATGCCGAACGGTAGCCTGGACCAGCACCTCTTCGAGGGACCAGACATGCCAATCTTGAACTGGGAGCGGCGGTACAACGTGATCACCGGTGTCGCCTCCGCCCTCCATTACCTCCACGACGAGTACGAGCAGAGGGTGGTGCACCGGGACCTCAAGGCCTCCAACATCATGCTCGACGCCAACTTCAACGCCCGCCTAGGTGACTTCGGCCTCGCTCGCGCCCTCGAAACCGACAGGACATCCTACGCCGAGATGGAGCTGGGCGGTGTCCCAGGCACGATGGGGTACATAGCCCCGGAGTGCTTCCACACCGGCAAGGCGACCTGTGAGTCCGACGTCTTCGGCTTCGGCGCCGTCGTGCTCGAGGTCGTGTGCGGCCGCCGCCCCCGTAGCGACATCGCAGGCTTCAAGTTCCTCTCCGACTGGGTGTGGAAGCTCCACCGCGAGGGGCGCGTTCTCGAGTCCGTCGACCCCAGGCTGGAGGGGGACTACGTCCCGGCGGACGCCGAGCGGCTCCTCCTCCTGGGTCTGGCATGCAGCCATCCCAGTCCCGGGGAGCGGCCCAAGATGCAGACAGTCGTCCAGATCGTCTCCCGGGCAGTGGCGCCGCCGGCGGTTCCGCACTTCAAGCCGGCGTTCGTGTGGCCGTCGGGCCCCGTCGAGGAGGGCGACGCGGGGCCATCAAGCCGGTTGACCAGCACCAGCTCCGCCGTGATGTCCTCCTACTATGCGTCGTCAGCCGAGGGGACGTCACAGTACCTCAGCCAGGAAGGACAAGTGGGGCCCAGAGACACGTCCATTTCCACGGTGTAA
- the LOC135648635 gene encoding uncharacterized protein LOC135648635 — MGEQSYSRLGRRWRTRRGFRLGANRFAVPLLRDRLCTLWSLFSRCVHVAKRGFRRNGSRWPSSNSGSRRGFVSEGRHGGQIECRLRSCGGSNSFYTEAIADCLEFIKRSSMSANEVSTVPGRQAS; from the coding sequence ATGGGTGAGCAAAGCTACAGTAGGCTAGGCCGACGGTGGCGGACAAGGAGAGGTTTCCGACTCGGCGCAAACCGCTTCGCGGTTCCCCTTCTACGAGACAGGCTCTGTACTCTCTGGAGTCTCTTCAGCAGATGCGTGCATGTCGCAAAGAGAGGATTCCGGCGAAATGGTTCGCGATGGCCGTCCAGCAACAGCGGAAGCCGGAGAGGCTTCGTGTCGGAGGGACGGCATGGCGGTCAAATCGAGTGTCGTCTAAGATCATGCGGTGGATCGAACTCCTTCTACACCGAGGCGATAGCTGATTGCTTGGAGTTCATAAAGAGGTCCTCCATGTCAGCGAACGAGGTCTCCACCGTTCCCGGTCGTCAAGCGAGCTAA
- the LOC135648338 gene encoding uncharacterized protein LOC135648338, giving the protein MRLIDRSDSPQDVAAAVVCSALLVLSAASAAAVLRVRRLCRRRLHDIVNPLWSVRLVLLLFASIWSLSDILRSPIFRRRLPLPFRRRLDILCHAHLVATQALAEPAFLTVVLFLLRASIRPKPASSASAFAAAIAAALVSALPFLTLYSLYLTVSTWDLRRLSLPPVLFGPSDGGVTSISSSAAAAYQCTYPLIGAVLLAVLGAVYVPVFISASWGAVSVVINRRLRARLYALSATVVGALSVQVAALTFSTLCNPGDTAFQWLSLAAAVAFATLAAVGEAILVVWPIIDALSVGKTEEATPKHMQSTCVVGVRDVAQEEGEVDGGWSDR; this is encoded by the coding sequence ATGCGGCTGATCGACCGCTCCGACTCCCCCCAGGACGTGGCCGCCGCCGTCGTATGCTCCGCCCTCCTCGTCCTCTCCGCTGCCTCCGCCGCAGCCGTTCTTCGTGTACGCCGCCTCTGCCGCAGGCGCCTCCACGACATCGTCAACCCGCTCTGGTCCGTccgcctcgtcctcctcctcttcgcctCCATCTGGTCCCTCTCCGACATCCTCCGCTCCCCAATCTTCCGACGTCGCCTCCCGCTCCCCTTCCGCCGCCGCCTGGACATCCTCTGCCACGCCCACCTCGTCGCCACGCAGGCTCTAGCCGAGCCCGCCTTCCTCACcgtcgtcctcttcctcctccgcgcCTCCATCCGCCCCAAACCAGCCTCCTCAGCCTCCGCATTCGCTGCCGCCATCGCCGCCGCGCTCGTCTCCGCCCTCCCATTTCTCACCCTTTACTCTCTCTACCTCACCGTCTCTACCTGGGACCTCCGCCGACTTAGCCTCCCCCCCGTCCTCTTCGGCCCCAGCGACGGCGGTGTAACTTCGATCTCTTCCTCCGCCGCCGCGGCCTACCAGTGCACGTACCCGCTCATCGGCGCCGTTCTCCTCGCGGTACTGGGCGCGGTGTACGTACCGGTCTTCATCTCCGCCTCGTGGGGAGCGGTGTCGGTGGTCATAAACCGGCGGCTGAGGGCGCGGCTTTACGCGCTCTCCGCCACGGTGGTGGGTGCGCTCTCCGTCCAGGTGGCTGCTCTCACCTTCTCAACGCTCTGCAACCCTGGCGACACCGCGTTCCAGTGGCTCTccctcgccgccgccgtcgcGTTCGCGACGTTAGCAGCAGTCGGCGAGGCGATCCTGGTCGTCTGGCCCATCATCGATGCGCTCTCCGTCGGCAAGACGGAGGAGGCAACACCGAAGCACATGCAAAGCACGTGCGTGGTGGGTGTGCGGGACGTGGCACAGGAGGAGGGGGAGGTGGACGGCGGGTGGTCTGACCGCTAA
- the LOC103997707 gene encoding pyrophosphate--fructose 6-phosphate 1-phosphotransferase subunit alpha-like: MESDYGVPRDLSGLQKQRALYQPELPLCLQGTTVRVEFGDTTIAADPADDHAIRQAFPHTSGQPLAHFLRATANVPDAQIIEEHPAIRVGIVFCGRQSPGGHNVIWGLYNAIKSHNPESTLFGFVGGTEGLFARRILKITDDILSTYKNQGGYDLLGRTKDQIRTSEQVNAAMSACQELNLTGLVIIGGVTSHTDAAQLAETFVESKCQTKVVGVPVTLNGDLKNQFVETDVGFDTICKVNSQLISNVCTDALSAEKYYYFIRLMGRKASHVALECTLQSHPNMVILGEDVAASKLTIFYITKQICDAVQVRAEKDKYHGVILIPEGLVESIPELYALLQEIHGLHRQGVSVETIPSQLSPWASALFEFLPPFMRKQLVLHPESDDSAQLSQIETERLLAHLVETEMNRRLKEGTYIGKKFNAICHFFGYQARGSLPSKFDCDYAYALGHVCYHILAAGLNGYMATITNLKNPVNKWRCGAAPIPAMMTVKRLYGAGATAIGKPAIHPATVDLEGKAYELVRLRASSFLMDDIYRNPGPIQFEGPGADAKSISLCVEDQDYMGRIKLLQEYLDKVKSIVKPGCSQDVLKAALSAMASVTDVLALMSSSSMNGQTPL, translated from the exons ATGGAATCCGACTACGGCGTCCCGCGAGACCTGTCGGGTCTACAGAAGCAGCGGGCTCTTTACCAGCCGGAACTCCCTCTATGCCTTCAG GGGACAACAGTTAGGGTTGAGTTTGGTGACACAACAATTGCTGCAGACCCTGCAGATGACCATGCTATCAGACAGGCCTTTCCTCACACATCTGGGCAACCTTTGGCTCATTTTTTGAGGGCTACCGCTAATGTTCCAGATGCACAGATAATAGAAGAGCATCCAGCTATCAG GGTGGGAATTGTCTTTTGTGGGAGACAATCCCCAGGAGGACATAATGTAATTTGGGGTCTTTATAATGCCATTAAATCTCATAACCCAGAGAGCACATTATTTGGATTTGTTG GTGGTACGGAGGGCTTATTTGCTAGGAGAATTCTGAAAATTACAGACGATATACTTTCCACATATAAAAATCAGG GTGGTTATGATTTGCTCGGACGGACGAAAGATCAAATAAGAACAAGTGAGCAAGTCAATGCTGCAATGTCTGCGTGCCAAGAACTGAATTTAACCGGTCTTGTCATTATTGGTG GAGTTACATCCCACACAGATGCTGCTCAGCTAGCAGAGACCTTTGTGGAGTCCAAATGTCAAACAAAG GTAGTTGGAGTTCCTGTAACCTTGAACGGAGATCTCAAGAACCAATTTGTTGAGACAGACGTAGGGTTTGACACAATATGCAAG GTTAATTCGCAACTCATCAGCAATGTTTGTACAGACGCCCTTTCTGCAGAGAAG TATTACTATTTTATTCGCTTGATGGGACGTAAGGCATCTCATGTGGCCTTAGAGTGTACTCTCCAGTCTCATCCAAACATG GTTATCCTAGGTGAGGATGTTGCCGCATCGAAACTTACAATTTTTTACATAACAAAACAGATCTGCGATGCAGTCCAAGTCAGGGCAGAGAAAG ACAAGTATCATGGTGTCATTCTTATCCCCGAGGGGCTAGTAGAAAGTATTCCAGAATTGTACGCCCTGCTCCAG GAAATCCACGGTCTTCATCGCCAAGGAGTTTCTGTTGAGACAATACCTTCTCAGCTTTCACCATGGGCATCCGCGTTGTTTGAATTTTTGCCCCCATTTATGAGGAAACAG CTGGTTCTCCACCCGGAGTCTGATGACTCTGCACAACTTTCCCAG ATCGAGACTGAAAGGCTGCTAGCCCATCTGGTGGAGACAGAAATGAACAGACGGTTG AAAGAAGGCACATATATAGGAAAGAAGTTCAATGCAATCTGCCACTTTTTTGGATACCAAGCTCGGGGATCTTTGCCATCAAAATTCGATTGCGATTATGCCTAT GCGCTTGGCCATGTTTGCTATCACATATTAGCTGCTGGTTTGAATGGTTACATGGCGACCATAACAAATCTGAAGAACCCTGTGAATAAGTGGAGGTGTGGAGCTGCTCCGATACCG GCAATGATGACTGTCAAGAGGTTATATGGCGCAGGAGCAACAGCTATCGGAAAGCCTGCCATCCATCCTGCCACAGTTGACTTGGAAGGAAAAGCCTATGA GTTGGTGAGGCTCAGAGCTTCCAGTTTTCTGATGGACGACATATATAGAAACCCAGGGCCAATCCAATTTGAAGGGCCGGGTGCTGATGCAAAGTCTATTTCGTTGTGCGTCGAAGACCAAGACTACATGGGCCGAATAAAATTGCttcaggagtatttggataag GTGAAAAGCATCGTTAAGCCTGGGTGTTCGCAGGATGTGCTGAAAGCAGCTTTGAGTGCTATGGCTTCGGTGACAGACGTGTTAGCGCTGATGTCTTCCTCCTCCATGAATGGGCAGACACCTCTCTGA
- the LOC135648341 gene encoding splicing factor U2af small subunit B-like, giving the protein MAEHLASIFGTEKDRVNCPFYFKIGACRHGDRCSRLHNRPTISPTLLLSNMYQRPDMITPGVDAQGQPIEPQKIQEHFEDFYEDIFEELGKFGEIESLNVCDNLADHMIGNVYVQFREEEQAAAAMRALQGRFYSGRPIIVDFSPVTDFREATCRQYEENSCNRGGYCNFMHVKQIGRELRRKLFGRYRRSSIRRSRSRSPSPYLRRGSRDRDHGDYRDRGDYRDGGRRSGDRHGNYERDGGRRWHGNPRRTKSPIREGSEERRAKIEQWNREREEKHG; this is encoded by the coding sequence ATGGCGGAGCACTTGGCTTCAATCTTTGGCACTGAGAAGGACAGGGTCAACTGCCCCTTCTACTTCAAGATTGGGGCTTGCCGTCATGGGGACAGGTGCTCCCGCCTCCATAACCGACCTACGATATCACCGACCCTCCTCCTCTCCAATATGTATCAGCGACCAGACATGATCACTCCAGGTGTTGACGCTCAAGGCCAGCCAATTGAACCTCAGAAGATCCAAGAACACTTCGAGGACTTCTACGAGGACATCTTTGAGGAGCTGGGCAAGTTTGGTGAGATCGAGAGCCTCAATGTGTGTGACAACCTTGCTGATCACATGATCGGAAATGTCTATGTTCAGTTTAGGGAAGAGGAACAAGCAGCTGCAGCTATGAGAGCCCTGCAGGGCCGGTTCTACTCGGGACGCCCTATAATTGTGGACTTCTCTCCTGTCACAGACTTCCGGGAAGCCACATGCCGGCAGTATGAGGAGAATAGTTGCAACCGTGGTGGATACTGCAATTTTATGCATGTAAAACAGATAGGTAGGGAGCTGAGGAGGAAGCTTTTTGGACGATATCGGCGATCCAGTATCCGAAGAAGTCGGAGCCGCAGCCCAAGCCCATATCTCAGAAGAGGATCCCGTGACCGTGATCATGGTGATTATCGTGACCGTGGAGACTATCGGGACGGTGGGCGGAGGAGTGGTGATAGACATGGAAACTATGAAAGGGATGGGGGAAGGCGGTGGCATGGAAACCCGAGGCGTACAAAGAGTCCGATAAGGGAAGGAAGTGAGGAGCGAAGGGCTAAGATTGAACAATGGAATCGGGAGAGAGAAGAGAAGCATGGATAA